In the Sediminibacter sp. Hel_I_10 genome, one interval contains:
- the rbfA gene encoding 30S ribosome-binding factor RbfA: MEETQRQKKIAGILQKDLADVLQKAATDGGLRGVIISVSKVTVTTDLSDAKVYLSVFPNKEAAELIKGIRSNTPLIRHELAQRTRHQLRRMPNLEFFIDDSLEYIERIEKSLKREDNPIKDAELLEKRKKS, from the coding sequence ATGGAAGAAACTCAAAGACAAAAAAAAATAGCTGGCATCCTGCAAAAGGATTTGGCAGACGTACTGCAAAAGGCTGCGACTGATGGCGGACTAAGAGGCGTCATCATATCGGTAAGCAAAGTCACAGTAACCACAGATCTTTCTGACGCTAAGGTTTATCTCAGCGTGTTTCCTAATAAGGAAGCTGCAGAACTCATCAAAGGGATTCGTTCTAACACCCCGTTAATTCGTCATGAATTGGCACAACGTACAAGACACCAATTGCGAAGAATGCCAAACTTAGAATTCTTTATAGATGATTCTCTCGAATATATTGAGCGTATTGAAAAATCTCTTAAGCGTGAAGACAATCCTATAAAAGACGCTGAGTTGTTAGAAAAAAGAAAGAAATCTTAA
- a CDS encoding FtsX-like permease family protein, which produces MNVSLYIAKRYLFSKSSNNAINIMTVIAASGTVVAAAALFIVLSGFAGLKSYSLEFSSFVDPDLKIFPSEGKSFMISPQDSVALSKLGAIEAYSKTIEERVILEFDNKKQIVSLKGVDANFLKVTAIDTMVYYGSWLEQNASQVVAGGGISNKLSFGVLDFTKSLNIYVPKPGKGQITSVRGAFNTMTAYNVGVFDINEDLNNEYIFSDIDMAKYLLNYEDHQVSAIEFKLKPEADEAAVSEQLRSVFGDKITIKNRNQLNDALFKMLNTENLAVYLIFTLVIIIALFNVIGALIMMILDKKASLNTLFNLGTTTKDIKRIFFLQGSLMTMLAGVLGLVLGFIIVYVQQQFALVMITPALPYPVEIQAVNFLIVIATIFSFGILASKLASTRISKRLVQS; this is translated from the coding sequence ATGAATGTATCGCTTTACATAGCCAAACGGTATCTTTTTTCAAAGAGCAGCAATAACGCCATCAACATCATGACGGTAATTGCAGCTTCGGGAACGGTGGTGGCCGCGGCAGCACTTTTTATTGTGCTTTCTGGTTTTGCCGGACTCAAATCATACAGTCTCGAATTTTCATCTTTTGTCGATCCCGATTTAAAGATCTTTCCTTCAGAAGGCAAATCCTTTATGATATCCCCACAGGATTCTGTCGCCTTAAGTAAATTAGGTGCCATTGAGGCCTACTCTAAAACCATAGAGGAGCGCGTGATTTTAGAATTTGATAACAAAAAACAAATTGTAAGCCTCAAAGGTGTTGACGCTAACTTTCTCAAAGTAACGGCCATCGATACCATGGTTTACTACGGCAGTTGGCTTGAGCAAAATGCCAGTCAAGTAGTTGCTGGAGGCGGCATCTCTAACAAGCTATCTTTTGGGGTACTTGATTTTACAAAAAGCTTAAACATCTATGTCCCCAAGCCCGGCAAAGGACAAATTACATCTGTACGCGGCGCTTTTAATACAATGACCGCTTATAATGTGGGCGTATTTGATATTAATGAGGATCTCAACAATGAGTATATTTTCTCTGATATTGATATGGCTAAATATTTGCTTAATTATGAAGATCATCAAGTTTCTGCCATAGAATTTAAACTGAAACCAGAAGCTGATGAAGCTGCGGTGAGCGAGCAATTACGCTCTGTTTTTGGAGATAAAATCACCATTAAAAATAGAAACCAATTGAATGATGCGCTATTTAAAATGCTCAATACCGAAAATTTAGCCGTCTATCTTATTTTTACGCTCGTCATTATCATCGCACTATTTAATGTTATTGGAGCCCTCATCATGATGATTTTAGACAAGAAAGCATCCCTAAATACGCTTTTCAACTTAGGAACTACCACAAAAGACATCAAACGCATCTTTTTTTTACAAGGCAGTTTGATGACCATGTTGGCTGGTGTGCTAGGACTTGTTTTAGGCTTTATAATCGTGTATGTACAGCAGCAATTTGCTCTGGTTATGATCACACCAGCATTGCCTTATCCTGTAGAGATTCAGGCCGTTAATTTCTTGATCGTAATTGCTACCATTTTTTCCTTCGGAATTTTAGCCTCAAAACTGGCTTCAACTCGTATTTCAAAACGTTTGGTGCAAAGTTAA
- a CDS encoding DUF4345 domain-containing protein produces the protein MFKTKQEVITKIHLVISVMIVIPVAFVYGFQPQLSFDMFLETTDEQNFYKAIMGLYLGFSALWISGIFKPSYLKTALLTNIIFMLGLALGRMLSMLLDGVPTFGYVFGTFAELFLGCYGIWVIRKFSK, from the coding sequence ATGTTTAAAACAAAACAGGAGGTCATTACCAAGATTCATTTAGTAATTTCTGTGATGATTGTTATTCCTGTTGCTTTTGTTTACGGTTTTCAGCCTCAATTAAGCTTTGATATGTTTTTGGAAACCACTGATGAGCAAAATTTTTACAAGGCCATTATGGGGCTGTATTTAGGCTTCTCCGCTTTATGGATTTCAGGCATATTCAAACCAAGCTATCTTAAAACAGCACTGCTCACCAATATCATTTTTATGTTAGGTTTAGCTTTGGGCAGAATGTTAAGCATGTTGTTGGACGGGGTACCAACTTTTGGTTATGTGTTCGGAACATTTGCAGAATTGTTTTTAGGATGTTATGGGATTTGGGTAATTCGAAAGTTTTCTAAATGA
- the pyk gene encoding pyruvate kinase, translating into MLRKKKTKIVATLGPATSTREVLKGMLEEGVNVFRVNFSHADYKDVEARVKMIRELNEEFGFNASILADLQGPKLRVGVMKGEVVVKPGDEIIFATGKRFEGTKERVYMTYDKFPQDAKAGERVLLDDGKLIFEVVSTDGESEVLTKVIQGGPLRSKKGVNLPNTNISQPALTEKDIEDAIFACSLQVDWMALSFVRHAEDLMQLEELIKQHSAYKIPIIAKIEKPEAVENIDKIVAYCDGLMVARGDLGVEIPAEEVPLVQKQLVLRAKRARIPVIIATQMMETMITSLTPTRAEVNDVANSVMDGADAVMLSGETSVGNYPVEVIRQMANIIRSVEDSDLIHVPQSPPHIRTKRYITKSICFHAANMANEINAKAISTLTNSGYTAFQISAWRPSAHILVFTSNKRILTQLSLLWGVEAFYYDKFVTTDETIEDVNAMACKKGYLEVGDMLISLAAMPIQDKGMVNTLRVSEITSCSF; encoded by the coding sequence ATGTTAAGAAAGAAAAAAACGAAAATCGTCGCAACCCTAGGACCGGCAACCAGCACCAGAGAAGTGCTTAAAGGAATGCTAGAAGAGGGCGTAAATGTATTTAGGGTTAATTTTTCGCATGCCGATTACAAGGATGTCGAGGCCAGAGTCAAAATGATTAGAGAGCTAAACGAAGAGTTTGGATTTAATGCCTCTATTCTTGCCGACCTACAAGGACCAAAACTAAGAGTGGGTGTCATGAAGGGAGAAGTGGTTGTAAAACCTGGAGACGAAATTATTTTTGCTACAGGTAAGCGCTTTGAGGGTACCAAAGAGCGTGTTTACATGACGTACGATAAATTTCCTCAAGATGCTAAGGCAGGAGAACGTGTTTTATTAGACGACGGAAAATTGATTTTTGAAGTGGTTTCTACAGATGGAGAATCTGAAGTATTGACAAAAGTAATCCAAGGTGGCCCCTTGCGTTCTAAAAAGGGTGTGAATTTACCTAATACAAATATTTCGCAGCCAGCCTTGACCGAGAAAGATATAGAAGATGCCATTTTTGCATGTAGCCTTCAAGTAGATTGGATGGCATTATCTTTTGTGCGCCATGCAGAAGATTTGATGCAGTTGGAGGAATTGATCAAGCAGCACAGTGCTTATAAAATTCCGATCATTGCTAAAATTGAAAAGCCAGAAGCAGTAGAGAATATAGATAAAATTGTAGCGTATTGCGACGGCTTAATGGTAGCTCGTGGCGATTTGGGTGTTGAAATTCCTGCGGAAGAAGTGCCTTTGGTACAAAAACAATTGGTCTTACGCGCCAAACGTGCAAGAATACCGGTAATCATTGCTACCCAAATGATGGAGACCATGATTACCAGTTTAACGCCAACACGGGCCGAGGTAAATGATGTTGCTAACTCTGTAATGGATGGTGCTGATGCCGTAATGTTATCTGGAGAGACCTCTGTGGGTAACTACCCAGTTGAGGTTATTCGTCAAATGGCAAATATTATTAGAAGTGTTGAGGATTCTGACTTAATTCATGTTCCGCAATCACCTCCGCATATCCGTACCAAAAGATACATTACAAAATCCATTTGTTTTCATGCGGCTAATATGGCCAATGAGATCAACGCAAAGGCAATTTCTACCTTAACTAATAGCGGGTATACAGCGTTTCAAATTTCAGCATGGAGACCAAGCGCACATATTCTTGTCTTTACATCGAACAAACGTATTTTAACACAGCTGAGTTTACTCTGGGGTGTTGAGGCATTTTATTACGACAAGTTTGTCACTACTGACGAAACTATCGAAGATGTAAATGCTATGGCCTGCAAGAAAGGCTATTTGGAAGTTGGAGACATGTTGATTAGTCTTGCGGCAATGCCTATACAAGACAAAGGAATGGTCAATACATTACGTGTTTCTGAAATTACAAGTTGTAGCTTTTAA
- the rnc gene encoding ribonuclease III yields the protein MSFIHNIFKNSRSETDGNFFLILNKIVGYKVKNKDLYVKAFTHRSMNIKDLKGNAINYERLEFVGDAMLSAVIASYLYEEVPHGDEGYLTKMRSKVVSREHLNELGKELNLIDLVESKIPKSNFGSNIHGNLFEALVGAIFLDKGYRQVQKFIEMRIIEPHVDIETLEGRVISYKSLLIEWCQKEKKTFDYNVYEDTGNDNIKHFSVKLSINEKVIAKARATSKKKAEEKASKRAFFAFQNEIGKGS from the coding sequence ATGAGCTTCATTCATAACATATTTAAAAATTCCCGTTCTGAAACAGACGGGAATTTTTTTTTAATACTGAACAAAATTGTTGGGTACAAGGTCAAGAATAAAGACTTGTACGTCAAAGCATTTACCCATCGATCCATGAACATTAAGGATCTAAAGGGCAATGCCATCAATTATGAACGTTTAGAGTTTGTAGGTGACGCCATGTTAAGCGCCGTTATTGCTTCATATCTCTATGAAGAAGTGCCACACGGAGACGAAGGCTACTTGACCAAAATGCGTTCAAAAGTAGTGAGCCGCGAGCACCTTAACGAGTTAGGAAAAGAACTCAACCTCATTGATTTGGTAGAGAGTAAAATACCAAAATCTAACTTTGGCAGCAATATACATGGCAATCTTTTTGAAGCGCTGGTAGGAGCTATCTTTTTAGACAAAGGCTACCGTCAGGTTCAAAAGTTTATAGAAATGCGTATCATAGAGCCCCACGTTGATATAGAGACGTTAGAAGGCCGAGTGATTAGTTACAAAAGCCTTTTGATAGAATGGTGCCAAAAAGAGAAAAAAACCTTTGATTACAACGTCTATGAAGATACAGGCAACGATAATATCAAACATTTCTCTGTAAAACTTTCTATTAACGAAAAGGTCATTGCCAAAGCCAGAGCTACCTCTAAGAAAAAAGCAGAGGAAAAAGCATCAAAACGTGCCTTTTTTGCATTTCAAAATGAAATTGGTAAAGGATCTTAA
- the fabF gene encoding beta-ketoacyl-ACP synthase II, whose protein sequence is MELRRVVVTGLGALTPIGNTKDEYWDALINGKSGAAPITYFDTEKFKTKFACELKNFNAIDFLDRKEARKMDRFTQYAMVASDEAIADSKLDLDKINKMRVGVIWGAGIGGLETFQDEVLNFAAGDGTPRFNPFFIPKMIADIAPGNISIKNGFMGPNYTTVSACASSANAMIDALNYIRLGHCDVVVTGGSEAAVTIAGMGGFNAMHALSTRNESPETASRPFDATRDGFVLGEGAGAIILEDYEHAKARGAKIYAEVLGGGLSSDAYHMTAPHPDGIGVIAVMRNCLENAGVKPEEVDHINTHGTSTPLGDVAELKAISEVFGDHAKNININSTKSMTGHLLGAAGAIESIASILAMEHGIVPPTINHEVVDDAIDSKLNLTLNKAQKRDVKVAMSNTFGFGGHNACVLFKKID, encoded by the coding sequence ATGGAATTAAGGCGAGTTGTAGTTACTGGTTTAGGCGCATTAACACCCATAGGCAATACCAAAGATGAATATTGGGATGCTCTTATTAATGGGAAAAGTGGTGCGGCACCAATAACCTATTTTGATACTGAAAAGTTCAAAACAAAATTCGCTTGCGAATTAAAAAACTTTAATGCTATTGATTTTCTGGACCGAAAAGAAGCTCGTAAAATGGACCGTTTTACGCAGTATGCAATGGTTGCTTCAGATGAAGCAATCGCAGATTCAAAATTAGATCTAGATAAAATCAATAAAATGCGCGTCGGTGTTATTTGGGGCGCAGGTATTGGAGGGCTGGAAACATTTCAAGATGAGGTGTTGAACTTTGCTGCCGGAGACGGTACACCAAGGTTCAACCCTTTTTTTATTCCTAAAATGATTGCAGATATAGCGCCAGGGAACATATCCATTAAGAACGGGTTTATGGGTCCTAATTACACTACGGTTTCTGCCTGCGCATCCTCTGCTAACGCCATGATTGATGCACTCAACTATATACGTTTGGGGCATTGTGATGTCGTGGTGACTGGTGGTAGTGAGGCAGCGGTAACTATTGCAGGAATGGGTGGTTTTAATGCTATGCATGCGTTATCTACAAGAAATGAAAGTCCAGAAACAGCTTCTAGACCTTTTGATGCAACCCGAGATGGGTTTGTTTTAGGTGAAGGCGCAGGTGCAATTATTCTTGAAGATTACGAACATGCTAAAGCTAGAGGCGCAAAAATATATGCTGAGGTTTTAGGGGGTGGTTTATCGTCTGATGCTTATCACATGACGGCTCCTCATCCTGATGGTATTGGGGTAATTGCTGTAATGCGTAATTGTTTAGAGAATGCAGGTGTTAAGCCAGAAGAAGTTGATCATATCAATACACATGGGACATCAACACCACTAGGAGATGTTGCCGAGTTAAAGGCCATTTCTGAAGTGTTTGGAGACCATGCCAAAAATATTAATATCAATTCAACAAAGTCGATGACTGGCCACTTACTTGGAGCGGCTGGGGCTATAGAATCTATCGCTTCTATCTTGGCAATGGAACACGGTATTGTACCGCCAACCATTAATCATGAAGTTGTTGACGATGCCATTGATTCAAAATTAAACCTAACATTAAACAAGGCACAAAAACGAGATGTAAAAGTTGCAATGAGCAATACATTTGGTTTTGGAGGACACAATGCTTGCGTTTTGTTTAAGAAAATCGATTAA
- a CDS encoding M28 family peptidase: MKYTIVCLFLMVLMGCQNNFKDENKSVTINEDVAFLADDKLEGRQTGTDGEIAAAKYIAKRFKDLGLTAKGTDGYFQSFSFTPKTDPHQEVNYNIKNGDSTITGTNVIGFLDNNAAHTIIIGAHYDHLGYGAEGSLYRGDTKEIHNGADDNASGVAVLLNLAEKLKSKNTGNNYLFMAFSGEEMGLLGSNFFTKNASIDLSQANYMLNMDMVGRLKNNNTLAVYGVGTSPILKQVVKANNSQFQIIENESGIGPSDHTSFYNSDIPVLHFFTGQHEDYHKPGDDVEKLNYEGMAMVSDYIFEIITDLDNNGKLPFRKTKNESEDVPRFKVGLGVIPDYLYDGKGMRIDGVSEDKPAQRAGLQKGDVVIKLGDSLVIDMMSYMCALATFEEGDETKVTVMRNSEEVEAEIKF; this comes from the coding sequence ATGAAATACACCATAGTTTGCCTTTTTTTGATGGTTTTAATGGGTTGTCAAAACAATTTTAAAGATGAGAACAAATCTGTAACAATTAACGAAGACGTGGCCTTCTTGGCAGATGATAAATTAGAGGGGCGACAAACCGGTACCGATGGCGAAATAGCTGCTGCAAAGTACATCGCCAAACGTTTTAAAGATTTGGGTTTGACCGCTAAAGGAACTGATGGTTATTTTCAATCGTTTTCATTCACACCAAAAACAGATCCACATCAGGAAGTCAATTACAACATAAAGAATGGCGACAGTACCATTACAGGGACCAACGTTATCGGTTTTTTAGACAATAATGCTGCTCATACCATCATCATCGGGGCGCATTATGACCATTTAGGTTATGGTGCCGAAGGCTCTTTGTACAGAGGCGATACAAAAGAAATTCACAACGGTGCCGATGATAATGCCAGTGGCGTAGCCGTGCTTTTGAATTTAGCTGAAAAATTAAAATCCAAAAACACAGGAAACAATTATCTCTTTATGGCATTTTCAGGAGAGGAAATGGGCTTATTAGGTTCTAATTTTTTTACTAAAAATGCCAGTATCGATTTATCTCAAGCCAATTACATGTTGAATATGGACATGGTGGGCCGCTTGAAAAACAACAATACCTTAGCCGTTTATGGCGTAGGAACTTCTCCAATTTTAAAACAAGTGGTTAAGGCAAATAATTCTCAATTTCAGATTATAGAGAATGAGTCTGGTATTGGTCCTAGTGATCATACGTCTTTTTATAATAGTGATATTCCTGTACTTCATTTTTTTACGGGGCAGCATGAAGATTACCATAAGCCAGGTGATGATGTTGAAAAGTTGAACTATGAGGGCATGGCGATGGTATCTGACTATATTTTTGAGATCATTACAGATTTAGACAATAATGGCAAATTGCCTTTTAGAAAAACAAAAAATGAAAGCGAGGATGTCCCAAGGTTTAAAGTGGGTCTTGGTGTGATTCCAGATTACCTTTATGATGGTAAAGGGATGCGTATTGATGGTGTAAGTGAAGATAAGCCAGCGCAAAGGGCAGGACTTCAAAAAGGAGATGTGGTGATCAAATTGGGTGACAGTTTGGTGATTGATATGATGAGCTATATGTGCGCCTTAGCCACTTTTGAAGAAGGAGATGAAACCAAGGTTACCGTGATGCGCAACAGTGAAGAGGTGGAAGCCGAAATCAAGTTTTAA
- a CDS encoding IPExxxVDY family protein, whose protein sequence is MAMHRIVVDDFYDASFSLFAIHCRLEDYRLAYLLNQHLQIRLARKPQDLDYNYFAASYAIYEWEDCKLDATWNLVSNICKREENTLQSSGSLFENQKISTKTMHLIPELKNVDYLVKISDEHRSFNEKVILNKIQSIPQVITTYTVDLDKIKSKDHLIFN, encoded by the coding sequence ATGGCAATGCACAGAATAGTTGTTGATGATTTTTATGATGCTTCGTTCTCACTTTTTGCTATTCATTGTCGATTAGAAGATTACCGCTTGGCATATCTACTTAATCAACATTTGCAGATTAGATTAGCGAGAAAACCCCAAGATTTAGATTACAACTATTTTGCCGCTTCCTACGCAATCTATGAGTGGGAAGATTGTAAATTGGATGCCACATGGAATTTGGTGTCCAATATTTGCAAAAGAGAAGAGAATACGCTTCAAAGCTCTGGGTCCTTATTTGAAAACCAAAAGATTTCAACTAAGACAATGCATTTGATACCAGAACTAAAAAATGTGGATTACTTAGTAAAGATTAGTGATGAACATCGCAGCTTTAATGAAAAAGTGATTCTAAACAAAATACAGTCTATACCGCAAGTGATTACCACTTACACCGTAGATTTAGATAAAATAAAATCAAAAGACCACCTAATTTTTAATTGA
- the dusB gene encoding tRNA dihydrouridine synthase DusB yields the protein MVKIDNIELPDFPLLLAPMEDVSDPPFRALCKEQGADVVYTEFISSEGLIRDAAKSVMKLDIYEKERPVGIQIFGANMESMLQTIDIVEKSNPDIIDINFGCPVKKVVSKGAGAGILKDICLMESLTAEMVKRTNLPVTVKTRLGWDHDSIKIVEVAERLQDVGCKAISIHGRTRAQMYKGEADWRPIAEVKNNPRMHIPVFGNGDVDTPEKAALMRDSYGLDGAMIGRATIGNPWFFKQVKHFFQTGEHLAPVSMAERVDAARRHLQMAIDWKGEKLGVFETRRHYTNYFKGIPDFKEYRMKMVTSDDSVDVFAAFDEVLDKFSEYQFT from the coding sequence TTGGTAAAAATAGACAACATAGAACTTCCTGATTTTCCACTGCTTTTAGCGCCTATGGAAGATGTGAGCGATCCCCCTTTTCGCGCTTTATGCAAAGAGCAAGGTGCAGATGTGGTCTATACCGAATTTATTTCTAGTGAGGGGCTTATTCGTGACGCGGCAAAAAGCGTCATGAAACTAGATATCTACGAAAAAGAGCGGCCTGTAGGCATTCAAATTTTTGGAGCCAATATGGAAAGCATGCTACAAACCATTGATATTGTTGAGAAATCAAATCCAGATATCATAGACATCAATTTTGGCTGTCCTGTAAAAAAAGTGGTAAGTAAAGGCGCCGGTGCTGGGATATTAAAAGACATTTGTCTTATGGAAAGTTTAACTGCGGAAATGGTTAAACGCACCAATTTGCCCGTTACCGTAAAAACCCGTCTGGGTTGGGATCATGATTCCATTAAGATCGTTGAGGTTGCCGAACGTTTACAAGATGTAGGGTGCAAGGCCATTTCAATTCATGGTCGTACAAGAGCGCAGATGTATAAAGGAGAAGCCGATTGGCGACCGATTGCCGAAGTAAAAAACAACCCGCGCATGCATATTCCTGTTTTTGGAAATGGCGATGTAGATACCCCAGAAAAAGCGGCACTCATGCGGGATAGTTATGGATTGGATGGCGCCATGATAGGAAGGGCAACTATTGGGAACCCTTGGTTTTTTAAGCAAGTCAAACACTTTTTTCAAACTGGAGAGCACTTAGCACCAGTTTCTATGGCAGAACGCGTAGATGCCGCCCGTAGACACCTGCAAATGGCAATTGATTGGAAAGGAGAAAAACTAGGTGTTTTTGAAACCCGACGCCATTATACCAATTATTTTAAGGGCATTCCAGACTTTAAGGAATACCGCATGAAGATGGTAACTAGCGATGACTCTGTAGATGTTTTTGCAGCCTTTGACGAGGTTTTGGATAAGTTTTCAGAGTATCAATTTACTTAA
- the mce gene encoding methylmalonyl-CoA epimerase translates to MSLHKIEHIGIAVKDLEASNALFTKLFGKPQYKIEEVASESVMTAFFESGPNKIELLQATHPDSPIAKFIEKKGEGIHHIAFAVEDIEAELKRLSNEGFELIHKVPKKGADQKLVAFLHPKSTNGVLIELCQDI, encoded by the coding sequence ATGAGTTTACATAAAATTGAGCATATTGGCATAGCCGTTAAAGATTTGGAGGCATCAAATGCATTGTTTACAAAGCTCTTCGGAAAGCCACAGTATAAAATTGAAGAGGTTGCAAGTGAGAGCGTCATGACCGCTTTTTTTGAGTCTGGCCCCAATAAGATTGAATTATTACAAGCCACCCATCCAGATAGCCCTATTGCGAAGTTTATTGAAAAGAAAGGTGAGGGCATACATCACATTGCTTTTGCCGTTGAAGATATAGAGGCAGAGCTCAAACGTTTATCTAATGAGGGGTTTGAGCTGATTCATAAAGTTCCCAAAAAGGGAGCAGATCAAAAATTAGTTGCCTTTTTGCACCCTAAAAGCACTAATGGTGTTTTGATTGAATTGTGTCAAGACATTTAA
- a CDS encoding acyl carrier protein translates to MSDIASRVKAIIVDKLGVDENEVVTEASFTNDLGADSLDTVELIMEFEKEFDIQIPDDQAENIATVGQAISYIEEAK, encoded by the coding sequence ATGTCAGACATTGCATCAAGAGTAAAGGCGATTATCGTTGATAAATTAGGCGTTGATGAAAACGAGGTAGTAACAGAAGCAAGTTTCACCAACGATTTAGGTGCAGATTCATTGGATACTGTCGAGCTAATCATGGAATTTGAAAAAGAATTTGATATTCAAATCCCAGACGATCAAGCTGAAAATATCGCAACCGTAGGTCAAGCGATCTCTTATATAGAAGAAGCTAAATAA
- a CDS encoding PD40 domain-containing protein has translation MHKYLYFVLIASVLFNCKNEAKPTPEKESNDTTKDDVVSQKDTLIYPEESHFKSIRQITFGGDNAEAYWSFDDKQLVFQSNNKKWGVGCDQMFLMNANQSFTDSIAPPMISTGKGRTTCAYFLPDNKHIIYASTHLKQEACPDTPLRKNGKYIWPIYDSYDIFMADLEGNIVKQLTNEIGYDAEPTVSPKGDKIVFTSTRSGDLELYTMNIDGSDVKQITNELGYDGGAFFSPDGSKLIFRSSRPKTATEIKEYKALLAEGLVEPTEMELYICNADGSDLRQLTDLGNANWSPFFHPSGDQILFSSNFEAERGFPFNLYLIDTDGRNLERVTHGETFDAFPVFSNDGKYLAFSSNRNNGGGRDTNLFIAEWED, from the coding sequence ATGCACAAATATTTATACTTCGTACTTATCGCTTCGGTTTTGTTCAACTGTAAAAATGAAGCCAAGCCCACGCCAGAAAAAGAAAGTAATGACACAACTAAAGACGACGTAGTATCCCAAAAAGACACGCTTATTTATCCCGAGGAATCCCATTTTAAATCGATTAGACAAATCACATTTGGCGGAGATAATGCAGAAGCCTATTGGAGCTTTGACGACAAACAACTTGTATTTCAATCCAACAACAAAAAATGGGGCGTTGGCTGTGATCAAATGTTTTTAATGAACGCCAATCAATCTTTTACAGATAGCATTGCGCCGCCCATGATCAGCACAGGGAAAGGACGTACAACTTGCGCTTATTTTTTACCAGATAACAAACATATTATTTACGCCTCCACACATTTAAAGCAAGAGGCCTGCCCTGATACACCGCTACGGAAAAACGGAAAATACATTTGGCCTATTTACGATAGCTACGATATTTTTATGGCCGATCTAGAAGGAAATATTGTGAAGCAGCTCACCAATGAGATAGGATATGATGCTGAGCCAACCGTATCTCCAAAAGGGGATAAAATTGTGTTTACCTCAACAAGAAGTGGCGACCTAGAGCTGTATACCATGAATATTGATGGAAGTGATGTGAAACAGATTACCAATGAGCTTGGGTATGATGGTGGCGCCTTCTTTTCACCTGACGGGTCCAAATTGATTTTTCGCTCTTCTCGTCCAAAGACAGCAACCGAAATCAAAGAATACAAGGCGTTATTAGCTGAAGGTTTGGTAGAACCCACAGAAATGGAACTTTACATTTGTAATGCTGATGGCAGCGATCTACGACAACTCACCGATCTAGGTAACGCCAATTGGAGTCCGTTTTTTCACCCTTCAGGAGACCAAATTTTGTTTTCTTCTAATTTTGAGGCAGAGCGCGGATTCCCATTTAATCTTTATCTTATTGATACCGATGGCAGAAATTTGGAACGTGTGACCCATGGCGAAACCTTTGATGCATTTCCTGTGTTTTCTAACGATGGCAAGTACTTGGCTTTTTCTTCAAACAGAAATAATGGTGGAGGAAGAGATACGAATTTGTTTATTGCAGAATGGGAAGATTAA